A part of Terriglobales bacterium genomic DNA contains:
- a CDS encoding DMT family transporter, with protein sequence MSRSLKAHLLLLLATFFWGATFVQIKDALRQVTPFTFNALRMILGAVTLVLIYRRHLKHVPPATLKVGALLGALLWAGYSFQTKGLVYTTPSKSAFITGVSTVLVPVFLGLFWRRSINRRTALGVALAMIGLYLLTVPAGQGLGLAAINRGDLLTLGCAVVFGFQIIVVGKVMLHHRFEQVGPLQIVAAATFMTATAPLMEHPAIVWSPRVIAAIVVTGLLCTAAAFTIQAWAQQFLPPTHTALIFLMEQVFAWLTSFLVLRERLGYRASAGSVLILGGILVAELKGTAEEMKAELGAEAAGSEAGNA encoded by the coding sequence GTGTCCCGCTCCCTCAAGGCGCACCTGCTGTTGCTGCTGGCTACCTTCTTCTGGGGAGCCACGTTCGTCCAGATCAAAGACGCCCTGCGGCAGGTGACGCCGTTCACCTTCAACGCCCTGCGCATGATCCTGGGGGCGGTTACCCTGGTCCTGATCTATCGCCGGCACTTGAAGCACGTGCCGCCGGCGACCTTGAAGGTGGGCGCGCTGCTGGGCGCACTGCTGTGGGCCGGATACTCCTTCCAGACCAAGGGCCTGGTGTACACCACGCCCTCCAAGTCGGCGTTCATCACTGGAGTATCCACCGTGCTGGTGCCGGTCTTCCTGGGCCTTTTCTGGCGGCGCAGCATCAACCGGCGCACCGCCCTGGGCGTCGCCCTGGCCATGATCGGCCTGTACCTGCTGACGGTGCCCGCGGGCCAGGGCCTCGGACTCGCGGCCATCAACCGCGGCGACCTGTTGACCCTGGGCTGCGCCGTGGTCTTCGGATTCCAGATCATCGTCGTGGGCAAGGTCATGCTGCACCACCGCTTCGAGCAGGTCGGGCCGCTGCAGATCGTGGCCGCGGCCACTTTCATGACCGCCACCGCGCCCCTGATGGAGCATCCCGCCATCGTGTGGTCGCCGCGGGTGATCGCCGCCATCGTGGTCACCGGCCTGTTGTGCACCGCCGCGGCCTTTACCATCCAGGCCTGGGCACAGCAGTTCCTGCCTCCCACCCACACCGCGCTGATCTTCCTGATGGAGCAGGTATTCGCCTGGCTCACCAGCTTTCTGGTCTTACGCGAGCGCCTGGGATACCGCGCCAGCGCCGGATCAGTCCTGATCCTGGGTGGCATCCTGGTCGCCGAACTGAAGGGCACCGCCGAGGAGATGAAAGCGGAGTTGGGGGCGGAAGCCGCCGGTTCCGAAGCGGGAAATGCGTGA